In a genomic window of Alcanivorax sp.:
- a CDS encoding pirin family protein, translating to MSNETQQLELECDITHGCGAIELIITPKQKDLGGFSVRRTLPTIERKKVGPWIFFDHMGPAEFEPGNGINVRPHPHVNLATVTYLFEGEILHRDSLGSLQPIQPGDVNLMVAGKGIVHSERERPEVTTTRRRLHGLQLWLALPEADEETTPDFIHYPSAQIPSVNEGGIPVRVIMGEAYGVRSPVKTFARTLYIEARLNAGQSLQLPDEQERAVYVVDGELRARDTHLPQHSMAVLNDEPGVTVTAVTDCTLALVGGEPIGQRFIDWNFVSSRKERITQAREDWKAGNFPKVPGDEEEFIPLPE from the coding sequence ATGAGTAACGAAACGCAACAGCTCGAACTGGAATGTGATATTACCCATGGCTGCGGAGCCATTGAGCTGATTATTACCCCTAAACAGAAAGATCTGGGCGGCTTTTCCGTACGCCGCACTTTGCCCACGATTGAGCGCAAGAAAGTCGGCCCCTGGATTTTTTTTGATCATATGGGGCCGGCAGAATTCGAGCCAGGCAATGGCATCAACGTTCGCCCCCATCCCCATGTCAATCTGGCAACGGTCACCTACCTGTTCGAGGGGGAAATCTTGCATCGCGATTCCCTTGGTAGCCTGCAACCGATTCAGCCGGGTGACGTGAATCTGATGGTCGCTGGCAAGGGGATTGTTCACTCAGAACGCGAACGCCCGGAAGTAACCACTACCCGACGCAGGCTGCACGGTCTGCAACTTTGGCTGGCTCTACCGGAAGCCGATGAGGAAACTACCCCGGACTTCATCCATTATCCATCTGCCCAGATACCAAGCGTCAATGAGGGGGGCATCCCCGTTAGAGTTATCATGGGTGAGGCCTACGGCGTTCGCTCACCAGTAAAAACCTTTGCCCGCACCCTGTATATTGAAGCACGTCTCAACGCTGGCCAATCCCTACAACTCCCCGACGAACAGGAACGGGCGGTTTATGTGGTCGATGGCGAACTCCGGGCTAGGGATACCCATCTTCCCCAACACAGTATGGCAGTACTGAATGACGAGCCAGGAGTAACTGTGACTGCAGTGACAGACTGTACGCTTGCCCTTGTTGGCGGGGAGCCCATTGGGCAACGTTTTATCGACTGGAACTTTGTTTCCAGCCGCAAAGAACGCATTACTCAGGCCCGCGAGGACTGGAAAGCCGGTAACTTTCCGAAAGTACCCGGAGACGAAGAAGAATTTATTCCTCTACCTGAATAA
- the cysK gene encoding cysteine synthase A yields the protein MTEIYKDNSETIGKTPLVRINRISQGKILAKLESRNPAGSVKCRIGSSMIWDAEKSGKLKAGMTLVEPTSGNTGIALAYVAAARGYDLTLTMPDTMSLERRKILKALGAKLVLTPGAKGMPGAIAKAEELVNENPETFLMLQQFNNPANPEIHEKTTGPEIWEATGGDIDVLVSGVGTGGTITGVSRYIKNQKGKAIISVAVEPDSSTMITAALKGEEPTHGPHKIQGIGAGFVPKNLDLSMVDRCEQVSNDDAMAWAHKLMQEEGILAGISCGAAMCVADRISQLPEFAGKTIVVVLPDSGERYLSSPLFADMFSEQELNQ from the coding sequence ATGACCGAAATCTACAAGGACAACAGCGAGACCATTGGCAAGACGCCGCTGGTGCGAATCAACCGCATCAGCCAGGGCAAGATTCTCGCCAAGCTGGAATCACGCAACCCGGCAGGCAGCGTAAAGTGCCGTATTGGTTCCTCGATGATCTGGGATGCGGAAAAGAGCGGTAAGCTCAAAGCCGGCATGACCCTGGTGGAACCCACCAGCGGCAACACCGGCATCGCCCTGGCTTACGTGGCGGCGGCGCGGGGGTACGACTTGACCCTGACCATGCCCGATACCATGAGCCTGGAGCGCCGCAAGATCCTGAAAGCACTGGGTGCCAAGCTGGTACTGACTCCTGGTGCCAAAGGCATGCCCGGTGCCATCGCCAAAGCGGAAGAACTGGTCAACGAAAATCCGGAAACATTCCTGATGCTGCAGCAGTTCAACAACCCGGCCAACCCGGAAATCCACGAAAAAACCACCGGCCCGGAAATCTGGGAGGCCACCGGCGGTGATATCGACGTGCTGGTCAGCGGTGTGGGCACCGGGGGCACCATCACCGGCGTGTCCCGCTACATCAAGAACCAGAAGGGCAAGGCTATCATCTCTGTTGCGGTGGAGCCGGATTCCTCCACCATGATCACCGCTGCTCTGAAAGGGGAAGAGCCCACCCACGGCCCCCACAAGATCCAGGGCATCGGTGCCGGTTTCGTGCCGAAAAACCTGGACCTGTCGATGGTGGATCGCTGTGAGCAGGTGAGCAACGACGATGCCATGGCATGGGCCCACAAGCTGATGCAGGAAGAGGGTATCCTCGCCGGCATTTCCTGCGGCGCAGCCATGTGTGTGGCGGATCGCATCAGCCAGTTGCCGGAATTCGCCGGCAAGACCATTGTGGTGGTGCTGCCGGATTCCGGGGAACGCTATCTCAGCTCCCCGCTGTTTGCCGACATGTTCAGTGAGCAGGAACTGAACCAGTAA
- a CDS encoding AtaL-like protein yields the protein MQFEHIVQVNDLAKSELPVLSRSRLWNGLVCRAREPDKFLVGLDHYQLLKEENNYLQRCLELPGLTVNDEVWLTPESRIEYRITPTDQVPGGSLIMEIEEPEPHALFVRFRYCSKHLDEMDEALPYDLFVQQAYVATDIDTIRIIRNLAQN from the coding sequence ATGCAGTTTGAACATATCGTACAAGTCAACGACCTGGCCAAAAGCGAGCTACCGGTTTTGAGCCGGAGCCGGCTCTGGAACGGCCTGGTCTGCCGGGCCAGGGAACCGGACAAGTTTCTTGTCGGGCTGGATCATTACCAGCTTCTCAAGGAGGAAAACAACTACCTGCAGCGATGCCTGGAACTGCCCGGGCTGACAGTCAATGATGAAGTCTGGCTGACGCCAGAATCCCGTATCGAATACAGGATCACCCCGACAGATCAAGTGCCGGGTGGCAGCCTGATCATGGAAATCGAGGAGCCGGAACCTCATGCCCTGTTTGTCCGCTTCCGGTATTGTTCTAAACATCTGGACGAGATGGATGAGGCCCTGCCCTATGATCTCTTTGTCCAGCAGGCCTATGTGGCCACGGATATCGATACCATCCGCATCATTCGCAACCTGGCACAGAATTGA
- a CDS encoding S-methyl-5'-thioinosine phosphorylase: MLAFIGGTGLTRMDNLRIIHKHTISTRFGEPSAPIVEGELDGQNVLFLARHGDPHVLLPHQVNYRANLVALKEAGATAIVAVNAVGGITAQAPTGALVLPDQIIDYTWGREMTLFDDPAEPLVHVDFSWPFDSALRNGLKEKLAASELKWNDGGCYAATQGPRLETAAEITRLEGDGCDIVGMTGMPEAVLARELALPYAMLSLVVNPAAGKSSHEITMAEIETVIHDGMANVCRVLADFAGSYTA, from the coding sequence ATGTTGGCGTTTATTGGCGGCACTGGCCTTACGCGCATGGATAACCTGCGCATCATCCACAAGCATACGATTTCCACCCGCTTCGGTGAGCCTTCAGCGCCAATCGTGGAAGGGGAGCTGGACGGCCAGAACGTGCTGTTCCTGGCCCGCCATGGCGACCCCCATGTTCTGCTTCCCCATCAAGTGAACTACCGGGCCAATCTGGTGGCACTGAAAGAGGCAGGCGCCACCGCTATTGTGGCGGTGAACGCGGTGGGCGGCATCACAGCCCAGGCGCCCACCGGCGCTCTGGTGTTGCCTGACCAGATTATCGACTATACCTGGGGCCGGGAGATGACCCTGTTCGACGACCCGGCGGAGCCCTTGGTGCACGTGGATTTCAGCTGGCCGTTCGATAGTGCTCTGCGCAATGGCCTGAAGGAAAAACTGGCAGCGTCGGAGCTGAAATGGAACGACGGCGGCTGCTATGCGGCCACCCAGGGACCACGGCTGGAAACCGCCGCAGAAATCACCCGTCTGGAGGGTGACGGCTGCGACATCGTCGGCATGACCGGCATGCCTGAAGCGGTGCTGGCCAGGGAGCTGGCATTGCCCTATGCCATGCTGTCGCTGGTGGTGAATCCGGCAGCGGGTAAATCCAGCCATGAGATCACCATGGCGGAAATCGAAACGGTGATTCACGATGGCATGGCCAATGTGTGCCGGGTGCTGGCGGATTTTGCCGGTAGCTACACCGCCTGA
- a CDS encoding NAD-binding protein has product MPSVVPMILRRMRVPLVVLIVAYSIATVGFTLIPGVDDQGNPWRMSFFEAFYVVSYTGSTIGFGEVPYDFSGGQRMWTMVSIYLTVFSWLYSVGIIISLLQDKSFRQELSRVQLQRSLRRFREPFYVICGYGDTGKLLTRSLLSRGMRVVIVDKDPEAIDSLRIKDQGLYVPGFTVDAEIPGNLVKAGLKHPLCRGVLAVTNNNHTNLKIATTVKLLNKHSQVFCRAGSEENANNMLSFGTDLVVNPYQDFARRLLLGIRQPDTHRVYDWLTSLPGAALPERPMPPQGRWILCGFGPFGRAVYEALSKEAGIELVVVTPHPHQPDVPAGSVEGKGTEAVTLREAGIDKAVALVVATPDDADNLSVMMTARELNSSIYMVALQNRLHNRQLFQAVNPELPVQTSFLVASRFLSVLNAPLLKEFLREAEQQGNEWNEQLLGRMAGITTTITPESWHVQIGDEETPAVTLALRLGEPVTLGNLCRSPRHRLTCLDAIPLMLRRNGRNILLPDENENLEPGDRLLFCGTDKANNQMQWSLRHLNALRYVQTGHQRPDGLVWRWLAKRRAAPADVRE; this is encoded by the coding sequence ATGCCCTCGGTAGTCCCCATGATCCTGCGGCGCATGCGTGTGCCGTTGGTGGTGCTGATTGTGGCCTACAGTATCGCCACTGTGGGCTTCACTCTGATCCCGGGTGTGGATGATCAGGGTAACCCCTGGCGCATGAGCTTCTTCGAAGCCTTCTATGTGGTCAGCTATACCGGCAGCACCATTGGCTTTGGCGAAGTACCCTACGATTTTTCCGGCGGCCAGCGCATGTGGACCATGGTGAGCATTTACCTGACCGTGTTCTCCTGGCTGTATTCCGTGGGCATCATCATTTCCCTGCTACAGGACAAGAGTTTTCGTCAGGAACTGAGCCGGGTGCAACTGCAGCGCAGCTTGCGACGGTTTCGTGAACCCTTCTATGTGATTTGCGGGTATGGCGATACTGGCAAGTTGCTGACCCGGTCTTTGCTCAGCCGTGGCATGAGAGTGGTCATTGTGGACAAGGATCCGGAAGCCATCGATTCCCTGCGCATCAAGGACCAGGGATTGTACGTGCCGGGTTTTACCGTAGATGCGGAAATCCCCGGTAATCTGGTCAAGGCCGGGCTCAAGCATCCATTGTGTCGCGGTGTGCTGGCGGTGACCAACAATAATCACACCAATCTTAAAATTGCCACTACGGTGAAGCTGCTCAACAAGCACAGCCAGGTGTTCTGCCGCGCCGGCAGCGAAGAAAACGCCAACAACATGCTGTCCTTTGGCACCGACCTGGTGGTCAATCCCTACCAGGATTTTGCCCGGCGACTGTTGCTGGGTATTCGCCAGCCGGATACTCACCGGGTGTACGATTGGCTTACCTCTCTGCCCGGCGCCGCCTTGCCGGAGAGGCCCATGCCTCCCCAGGGGCGCTGGATATTGTGCGGCTTTGGACCCTTCGGCCGGGCCGTTTACGAAGCGCTCAGCAAGGAGGCAGGTATCGAGCTGGTGGTGGTCACCCCGCATCCGCATCAGCCGGATGTGCCTGCGGGCAGTGTGGAAGGTAAAGGCACTGAGGCGGTGACCCTGCGCGAAGCGGGCATCGACAAGGCCGTCGCCCTGGTGGTGGCAACGCCGGACGACGCCGATAACCTGTCAGTGATGATGACCGCTCGCGAGCTGAATAGCAGTATCTATATGGTGGCACTGCAAAACCGCCTGCATAACCGTCAGCTATTCCAGGCAGTCAATCCGGAATTGCCTGTGCAAACCAGTTTTCTGGTGGCCAGTCGTTTTCTTTCGGTGCTCAATGCGCCTTTGCTGAAAGAATTTCTGCGGGAAGCGGAACAGCAGGGTAATGAGTGGAATGAACAACTGCTGGGGCGTATGGCCGGCATCACGACCACGATCACCCCGGAAAGCTGGCACGTGCAGATCGGCGATGAAGAGACCCCCGCAGTAACCCTGGCTCTGCGTCTGGGGGAGCCGGTTACCCTGGGCAATCTGTGTCGAAGCCCTCGTCATCGGCTCACTTGTCTGGATGCCATTCCCCTGATGCTGCGCCGCAATGGCCGCAATATTCTTCTGCCAGATGAAAATGAAAATCTGGAGCCCGGGGACCGGCTGCTTTTTTGTGGCACGGACAAAGCCAATAATCAGATGCAATGGAGCCTGCGCCACCTCAATGCCTTGCGTTACGTGCAGACGGGGCATCAGCGACCAGACGGCCTGGTCTGGCGCTGGCTGGCCAAACGACGGGCAGCGCCGGCGGACGTGAGGGAATAA
- a CDS encoding antibiotic biosynthesis monooxygenase, which translates to MNDKQPGVSILIEHQVKPEYSNDYENWLPEIIDAAAGFPGHQGVNILKHHSGSHHYNIAVRFECQQHADEWLHSDIRRHLISEVDHCLAQSERLEMRTGIDNWFELPSSGASHPVRWKQWLLTTLVITALTMIVPPILAPVFNALPALGIWGVRHFISAAIIVGLVVYVVMPRVVALTAKWLFSH; encoded by the coding sequence ATGAACGACAAACAACCCGGCGTTTCCATCCTCATTGAGCATCAAGTAAAACCCGAATACAGCAACGACTATGAAAACTGGCTGCCAGAAATCATCGATGCAGCCGCCGGCTTTCCTGGCCATCAGGGTGTCAATATCCTTAAACACCATTCAGGCAGCCATCACTACAACATTGCAGTACGTTTTGAGTGTCAGCAGCATGCCGATGAGTGGCTACACTCCGATATCCGTCGTCATCTCATCAGCGAGGTTGATCATTGCCTTGCCCAGTCAGAACGGCTGGAAATGCGCACCGGGATCGACAACTGGTTCGAGCTACCTTCTAGCGGAGCCAGCCATCCTGTGCGATGGAAACAATGGCTTCTGACCACACTGGTTATCACCGCCTTGACCATGATCGTGCCCCCCATTCTGGCACCAGTATTCAACGCGCTCCCCGCCCTTGGCATCTGGGGGGTACGTCACTTCATCAGTGCAGCGATCATTGTTGGTCTGGTGGTATATGTGGTCATGCCCAGAGTCGTTGCTCTTACGGCAAAGTGGTTATTTTCCCACTAA
- a CDS encoding CNNM domain-containing protein: MTLLILFAAVSIGFSFLCSILEAALLSITPSFIAGLRETRPRLYETLRSYKDDIDKPLSAILTLNTVAHTVGATGVGAQVAVVFGEAWLGAASAIMTLAILVLSEIIPKTIGAKYWRALAPLLPPVLKFIMVTLMPFVWLSKLITSRIGGGEHDVEVREEIRALADMGKDQDALDDNEFQVIQNILRLHDIKVGTIMTPRTVCRTVTPEMTVAEFLEKEKDQPFSRFPVMTEQGEGKGYIHKSDLLGCNPDQTMSVLAHEVPLVHTSMGIDKLFHAMLAQRQHMAVVYDEHGTWVGLITLEDILESILGREIMDETDHVADLRLYARQRWSRRLKKQEKAQ, encoded by the coding sequence GTGACCCTGCTGATCCTCTTCGCCGCCGTTTCCATCGGCTTTTCCTTCCTCTGCTCGATTCTGGAAGCGGCGTTACTGTCGATTACGCCCAGTTTCATTGCCGGCCTGCGGGAAACCCGGCCCAGGCTCTACGAGACACTCCGTTCCTACAAGGACGATATCGACAAACCGCTGTCAGCCATTCTCACCCTCAACACGGTGGCCCATACCGTGGGCGCTACCGGGGTAGGGGCCCAGGTGGCGGTGGTTTTCGGTGAGGCCTGGCTGGGTGCGGCTTCTGCCATCATGACTCTGGCGATTCTGGTGCTGTCGGAAATTATCCCCAAGACCATCGGCGCGAAATACTGGCGTGCTCTGGCGCCCCTGTTGCCTCCGGTGCTCAAGTTCATCATGGTCACACTGATGCCTTTTGTATGGCTGTCCAAGCTGATTACCAGCCGGATTGGCGGCGGTGAGCACGATGTGGAAGTGCGGGAAGAAATCCGTGCACTGGCGGATATGGGCAAGGATCAGGATGCGCTGGACGATAATGAGTTTCAGGTAATCCAGAACATCCTGCGTCTGCATGACATCAAGGTCGGCACCATCATGACTCCGCGCACCGTATGCCGCACGGTGACGCCGGAAATGACCGTGGCCGAGTTCCTGGAAAAAGAGAAGGATCAGCCGTTTTCCCGTTTTCCGGTCATGACGGAGCAAGGTGAAGGCAAGGGCTATATCCACAAATCCGACCTGCTGGGCTGCAATCCAGATCAGACCATGAGCGTACTCGCCCACGAGGTGCCTTTGGTCCATACCAGTATGGGAATCGACAAGTTGTTCCACGCCATGCTGGCCCAGCGCCAGCATATGGCGGTGGTCTATGATGAACACGGTACCTGGGTCGGGCTGATTACCCTGGAGGATATTCTGGAAAGTATTCTCGGCCGTGAGATCATGGACGAAACCGATCACGTGGCAGACTTGCGACTCTATGCCCGCCAGCGCTGGAGCCGGCGGTTGAAAAAGCAGGAAAAGGCGCAATAG
- a CDS encoding mechanosensitive ion channel family protein codes for MNWDWNQLLQWPNVETPTDIWLTQLFIIVLCTVSVNFILMRVIDVLDRLINKTETLWDDALLEAARIPVRLVFWVVGLSVSVELLQAVTEEANELFDLAPKGRQIAFILIIAMFLNRFISYTEKNLIDPSRMRKPMDQSTAAAIAKLLRVSVIITSLLIVLQTLGYSISGVLAFGGIGGMAVAFAAKDLLANFFGGMMVYLDKPFRVGDWVRSPDRSIEGTVESIGWRLTCIRTFDQRPLYIPNAMFTTVVLENPSRMLNRRINEKIGIRYEDWQKMPGIVAEVKQMLIDHEELETDSRTLIVNFDSYGASHLEFFIYTFTKTTQWVRYHEIKQDVLMKIMTIVNEHGAEFAFPTRTLHLVSHNDNHPATGLEDDNTEEAQHVHR; via the coding sequence ATGAACTGGGACTGGAACCAACTGCTGCAATGGCCGAACGTGGAGACCCCCACGGATATCTGGCTGACCCAATTGTTCATCATCGTGCTGTGCACGGTGTCGGTGAACTTTATCCTGATGCGCGTCATTGATGTGCTCGACCGGTTGATCAACAAGACCGAAACCCTGTGGGACGATGCCCTGCTGGAAGCGGCCCGGATTCCTGTGCGGCTGGTGTTCTGGGTCGTTGGCCTGTCGGTATCGGTAGAGCTGTTGCAGGCGGTGACCGAGGAAGCCAATGAGTTATTTGATCTGGCGCCCAAGGGGCGTCAGATCGCCTTTATCCTGATCATCGCCATGTTCCTCAACCGGTTTATCTCCTATACCGAGAAAAACCTGATTGATCCTTCGCGGATGCGTAAACCCATGGATCAGTCCACTGCGGCGGCCATTGCCAAGCTGTTGCGGGTGTCGGTGATCATTACCTCCTTGCTAATCGTGCTGCAGACCCTGGGCTACAGCATTTCCGGTGTGCTGGCTTTTGGCGGCATCGGGGGTATGGCGGTAGCCTTTGCTGCCAAGGACCTGCTGGCCAATTTCTTCGGTGGCATGATGGTCTACCTGGACAAGCCGTTCCGGGTGGGGGACTGGGTGCGCTCACCGGACCGTTCCATTGAAGGCACCGTGGAGAGCATTGGCTGGCGACTGACCTGTATCCGTACCTTCGATCAGCGCCCGCTGTATATCCCCAATGCCATGTTCACCACTGTGGTGCTGGAAAACCCGTCACGCATGCTGAACCGCCGCATCAACGAGAAGATTGGCATCCGCTACGAAGACTGGCAGAAAATGCCGGGTATCGTGGCCGAGGTGAAACAGATGCTGATCGATCATGAAGAGCTGGAAACCGACAGCCGTACGCTGATCGTGAACTTCGACAGCTATGGTGCCTCGCACCTGGAATTTTTTATCTATACCTTCACCAAGACCACCCAGTGGGTCCGTTACCATGAGATCAAGCAGGATGTGCTCATGAAGATCATGACTATCGTCAACGAGCACGGCGCGGAGTTTGCCTTCCCCACGCGCACCCTGCATCTTGTCAGCCACAACGACAATCATCCCGCCACGGGTCTGGAAGACGACAACACCGAGGAAGCACAGCATGTCCATCGCTGA
- a CDS encoding hypoxanthine-guanine phosphoribosyltransferase — MSIAEELQQELMRVRRDAIELHSADQVQEAIAKLAFEVTEAYSGKVPVMLTIMNGGMIFAAELVKRLDIPLEMDYLHASRYLGETTGGDVEWIVTPNASLAGRDVLIVDDILDVGSTLLSIIDACKAQGAASVKTCVLVDKQHDRKAKPGLRADFTALEAADYYLFGMGMDYKGFWRNAPGIYAVKEN; from the coding sequence ATGTCCATCGCTGAGGAGCTGCAACAGGAACTGATGCGGGTGCGCCGTGACGCCATCGAGCTGCACTCCGCCGATCAGGTTCAGGAAGCCATTGCCAAGTTGGCCTTCGAGGTGACCGAAGCTTATTCCGGCAAGGTACCGGTGATGCTGACCATCATGAATGGCGGCATGATCTTCGCCGCTGAGCTGGTCAAGCGCCTGGATATCCCTCTGGAGATGGACTACCTGCATGCCAGCCGTTATCTGGGAGAGACCACCGGTGGCGATGTGGAGTGGATCGTGACGCCTAACGCCAGTCTGGCCGGCCGGGATGTGCTGATTGTCGATGACATTCTCGATGTGGGCTCCACCCTGCTGTCCATCATCGACGCCTGCAAGGCCCAGGGAGCGGCTTCGGTGAAGACCTGTGTATTGGTGGACAAGCAGCACGATCGCAAGGCAAAACCGGGCCTGAGAGCAGACTTTACCGCCCTGGAAGCAGCGGATTACTACCTGTTCGGCATGGGCATGGACTACAAGGGCTTCTGGCGCAACGCGCCGGGCATTTACGCGGTAAAGGAAAACTGA
- a CDS encoding NAD(P)/FAD-dependent oxidoreductase: protein MAAVAEVDVVVIGAGAAGLMCAATAAYQGHRVLVLDHANKAGKKILMSGGGRCNFTNLNTTPEHFVSANPHFCKSALKRYSPWHFVELVERHGIEHVEKAPGQLFCAESSKEILGILLTECEWAGAEVRLKTEIRRVERAGQGFMLSTSAGAIRCAKLVVACGGLSIPTMGATGFGYQLAEQFGLKVLPTRAGLVPFTLQPDDKAWLSALSGISTEVVAEAGGGRFAEPMLITHRGLSGPAMLQVSSFWTPGQPVTVDWLPGVADPFADLVAERNQHPNRGMERWLRQYFSQRLAGALVERFGWQGNLQQFSNERLATVTATLKGWQFKPSGTEGYRTAEVTLGGVDTDAISSKTFEVNAVPGLHFIGEVLDVTGQLGGFNFQWAWASGWCTGLAL from the coding sequence ATGGCAGCAGTTGCAGAGGTGGATGTTGTGGTGATCGGCGCCGGTGCGGCCGGACTGATGTGTGCCGCCACGGCTGCCTATCAGGGCCATCGGGTGCTGGTGCTGGATCACGCCAACAAGGCGGGCAAGAAGATCCTCATGTCCGGCGGCGGTCGCTGCAATTTCACCAACCTGAATACCACCCCGGAACACTTCGTCTCCGCCAATCCGCATTTCTGCAAATCCGCCCTCAAGCGCTACAGCCCCTGGCACTTTGTGGAGCTGGTGGAGCGTCACGGCATCGAACACGTGGAAAAAGCGCCGGGGCAACTGTTCTGTGCGGAATCCTCGAAGGAGATTCTCGGCATCCTGCTTACCGAATGCGAATGGGCCGGTGCGGAAGTTCGCCTGAAGACTGAGATTCGCCGGGTAGAGCGGGCAGGGCAGGGCTTTATGCTCTCCACCTCGGCGGGCGCCATTCGCTGCGCAAAACTGGTGGTGGCCTGTGGAGGTCTGTCCATTCCCACCATGGGCGCCACCGGCTTTGGCTACCAACTTGCCGAACAGTTTGGGCTCAAGGTGCTGCCCACCCGTGCCGGGCTGGTGCCGTTTACCCTGCAACCGGATGACAAGGCCTGGTTGTCTGCCTTGTCCGGCATCAGCACTGAGGTGGTGGCCGAGGCCGGTGGCGGTCGTTTTGCTGAACCCATGCTCATTACCCACCGGGGCCTGTCCGGCCCGGCCATGCTGCAGGTGTCCAGTTTCTGGACACCGGGGCAACCGGTAACCGTGGACTGGCTGCCTGGCGTGGCCGACCCCTTCGCTGATCTGGTGGCCGAGCGCAATCAGCATCCCAACCGGGGCATGGAGCGCTGGCTACGGCAGTATTTTTCCCAGCGGCTGGCCGGGGCCCTGGTAGAGCGATTCGGCTGGCAGGGCAACCTGCAGCAGTTCAGCAACGAACGGCTGGCCACTGTCACAGCCACCCTCAAGGGCTGGCAGTTCAAACCCTCCGGCACCGAAGGCTACCGCACCGCCGAAGTGACCCTGGGCGGTGTGGACACCGATGCCATTTCCTCCAAGACCTTTGAGGTGAATGCCGTGCCCGGCCTGCATTTTATTGGTGAAGTCCTGGACGTCACCGGCCAGCTTGGTGGTTTCAATTTCCAGTGGGCCTGGGCCAGCGGCTGGTGCACGGGGTTGGCACTGTAG
- a CDS encoding DUF6394 family protein yields the protein MNLEKVVFGFFILLALTLNFGFFYGEIDNPQHHDVYELFAALVVSLIATVLKFGERTQIGAVLLASSLVADLQLIVAAIVWAVAVHVTEVGLTPAVMASIVSLSGGALLANLLSAVLLTVETITLQR from the coding sequence ATGAACCTCGAGAAGGTGGTTTTTGGCTTTTTCATTCTGCTTGCGCTGACCCTCAACTTCGGGTTCTTTTACGGAGAGATTGATAACCCGCAACACCACGACGTTTACGAGCTGTTTGCAGCCCTGGTCGTGAGCCTGATCGCCACCGTGCTCAAATTCGGCGAACGCACCCAGATTGGTGCCGTGTTGCTGGCCTCAAGTTTGGTGGCGGATCTGCAATTGATTGTCGCTGCGATTGTCTGGGCGGTAGCGGTGCATGTGACGGAAGTGGGACTGACGCCAGCGGTCATGGCTTCCATTGTTTCCCTGTCCGGTGGCGCCCTGTTGGCCAACCTGTTATCCGCCGTGCTGTTGACGGTGGAAACCATCACTCTTCAGCGGTAA
- a CDS encoding oxidoreductase produces the protein MGKSTWRPAMMPDLSGKTILVTGANSGIGLEAVKLFAGKNAEVIMACRNVEKANAAAAEVRAVVPEARLEVMALDLADLASVKSFADAVKQRFAKLDVLLNNAGLMAPPLQRTKDGFEIQFGTNHLGHFALTGQLLELLEAADAPRIVQISSLAHRGGKLMWGNLNAEKSYSRWAFYCQSKLANLIFARDLNRRLEKAGSTIHAYAAHPGYSATHLQDTVPAGGLFNIIMAQPAEMGCLPGVMAATSPDVEPGGYYGPDSRIMELRGYPAPAYARKITDNKTVAQRLWQESEQLTGVHYLND, from the coding sequence ATGGGCAAATCAACCTGGCGGCCGGCGATGATGCCGGATCTTTCCGGTAAGACGATTTTGGTGACTGGTGCCAACAGCGGGATTGGTCTGGAAGCCGTGAAATTGTTTGCCGGCAAGAATGCGGAAGTGATCATGGCCTGCCGCAATGTGGAGAAGGCCAACGCGGCGGCGGCTGAAGTGAGGGCGGTGGTGCCTGAGGCCCGGCTGGAGGTCATGGCGCTGGACCTGGCAGATCTGGCGTCGGTGAAGTCGTTTGCCGACGCGGTAAAGCAGCGCTTTGCAAAGCTGGATGTGCTGCTGAACAACGCTGGCCTGATGGCGCCACCCTTGCAGCGGACCAAAGACGGTTTCGAGATCCAGTTTGGCACCAACCATCTGGGGCATTTTGCCCTGACCGGTCAGCTTCTTGAGCTGCTGGAGGCGGCGGATGCGCCCCGTATCGTGCAGATATCCAGCCTGGCGCACCGTGGCGGCAAACTGATGTGGGGCAACCTGAATGCGGAAAAAAGCTATTCCCGCTGGGCGTTTTATTGCCAGAGCAAGCTGGCCAACCTGATTTTCGCCAGGGACCTGAACCGCCGCCTGGAAAAGGCTGGTTCGACGATTCATGCCTATGCCGCCCACCCGGGCTACTCTGCCACCCACCTGCAGGACACCGTGCCCGCGGGAGGCCTGTTCAATATCATCATGGCTCAGCCGGCGGAAATGGGCTGCCTGCCCGGGGTCATGGCCGCCACCAGCCCGGATGTGGAGCCGGGCGGCTACTATGGCCCGGACAGCAGGATCATGGAATTGCGGGGCTACCCGGCCCCGGCGTATGCCCGCAAGATCACCGACAATAAAACCGTGGCGCAGCGGCTGTGGCAGGAATCGGAGCAGTTGACCGGGGTGCATTATCTGAACGATTAG